GCGTAGCTCAGCAGCAGGCGGGCCTGGCCCAGCAGGTCCAGGGAGATGTTGGACAGCGCCACGTCCTCCTCGAGCTGGGGCGCTCGGGTGACCAGCTCGGCGAGCCGGTGGCTGGCGACGAGGGCGTCGTCGCCCAGCCGCAGCAGGTAGGACACGGCGGCGGTGTCGGCGGTGACGGCGCGTGCCCCGACGCGGTCGGGGGCGTCCTCTGCGTTCACAGGTGCTCGACCCCTTCCGGTACCTCGTAGAAGGTCGGATGCCGGTACACCTTGTCGTCCGCCGGGTCGAAGAAGGACGCCTTGTTCTCCGGCGCGGAGGCGGTGATCCGCGCCGAGGGCACCACCCACACGCTGACTCCCTCGCCCCGGCGGGTGTACAGGTCGCGGGCGTTGTACAGGGCGTGCTCGGCGTCGGCGGCGTGCAGGCTGCCCACGTGTACGTGCGACATTCCCCGCCGGGCGCGTACGAACACCTCCCACAGCGGCCAGTCGCGGGTGTCGTCGTGGCTCCGCTGCCCCGTGTCGTCATCGGTCACGGTGTCGCCTCCTCTCGCGTGCGCGCTGCCCGGTTGGCGGCGTGCGCGCGTGCCGCCTCCCGCACCCAGGCGCCGTCGGCGTGCGCGGCGCGGCGGCGTTCCAGCCGCTGCCGGTTGCACGGGCCGTTGCCCTTGAGGACCTGTTTGAACTCGCTCCAGTCGATCTCGCCGAAGTCGTAGTGGCCCCGCCGCTCGTTCCAGACGAGGTCGGCG
This region of Haloactinospora alba genomic DNA includes:
- the paaB gene encoding 1,2-phenylacetyl-CoA epoxidase subunit PaaB, encoding MTDDDTGQRSHDDTRDWPLWEVFVRARRGMSHVHVGSLHAADAEHALYNARDLYTRRGEGVSVWVVPSARITASAPENKASFFDPADDKVYRHPTFYEVPEGVEHL